The following are encoded in a window of Halosolutus halophilus genomic DNA:
- a CDS encoding CARDB domain-containing protein: MTFLVSIMLLAPVAGVAWTAGATGTAANVTTQESNDDVVELTDNVSAWNRAPLSFRADTADANVSVELPGLYVESPEGDGTLNRGSVAVYETGTETTITFGDHVDTGEFDEDVKVIRGYLHGNDSIAFDQLTTENLNENVTFEDQNNYSLSNDTFTHTDTPDKPGRYEYIVASGLEETGGNITNADNATIFGVERIVVHDEPSTVDVPSTPEPGGNVTFDVNATALEGADDVNHAVVLYDAAVFNTSEVTLNTTEEVNANLSMENVTVKHDFESVNGVQNHGDNVSILEQSLSERAEDGGIEFTDVVNFIATDAGLDEPTTEPGDDQLNASSTAIVGNASEELTVETVENWSETDYRWVHVATGSSNDQIQAQTGVLTLEATSPPAPPAPPAPPAPPAPTPDPDFGVIKAGLSATNIEAGDAVDITAKVGEQGGESGGTFTAELIVDGDVIDEQNVDIGPGEEETVTFTETFDEAGKYEVAVNTVTAGTLTVSDKPGSRDDSSVAVTDASLSDTEIDVGSDVDVRATLENTGSEPGTFTAELTVDGEVVDDQDVTVSAGASERITFTESFDEPGDYEIAVSGTSAGTLTVTGDSGVLPGFLPSFGILAAVILALVLTAAAILISWSLL, encoded by the coding sequence GTGACATTCCTGGTATCTATCATGCTCCTCGCTCCGGTTGCTGGGGTCGCATGGACTGCTGGGGCCACAGGAACGGCGGCGAACGTCACTACACAGGAGTCGAACGACGATGTTGTCGAACTCACCGACAACGTCTCGGCCTGGAACCGGGCACCACTCTCCTTCCGGGCCGACACCGCGGACGCGAACGTCTCGGTCGAGCTTCCGGGGCTCTACGTCGAATCGCCGGAGGGCGATGGTACTCTGAACCGTGGCTCGGTCGCAGTCTACGAGACCGGTACCGAGACGACGATCACCTTCGGAGACCACGTCGACACCGGTGAATTCGACGAGGACGTCAAGGTGATCCGGGGTTACCTGCACGGGAATGACAGCATAGCCTTCGATCAGCTTACGACCGAGAACCTCAACGAGAACGTGACGTTCGAGGACCAGAACAACTACAGCCTGTCGAACGACACGTTCACCCACACAGATACGCCAGACAAACCCGGTCGGTACGAGTATATCGTCGCTTCCGGCCTCGAAGAGACCGGCGGAAACATCACGAATGCCGACAACGCGACGATCTTCGGCGTCGAGCGAATCGTCGTCCACGACGAGCCGTCGACGGTCGACGTTCCCTCGACACCGGAACCCGGCGGCAACGTCACCTTCGACGTCAACGCGACGGCCCTCGAGGGAGCCGACGACGTGAACCACGCCGTCGTGCTCTACGACGCAGCCGTCTTCAACACGAGCGAAGTGACGTTAAACACCACCGAGGAGGTGAACGCCAACCTCTCGATGGAGAACGTCACCGTCAAACACGATTTCGAGTCGGTCAACGGCGTCCAGAACCACGGGGATAACGTCAGCATCCTCGAGCAGTCGCTGAGCGAACGGGCGGAAGACGGCGGTATCGAATTCACCGACGTGGTGAACTTCATCGCGACCGATGCGGGGCTCGACGAACCGACGACCGAACCCGGCGACGACCAGCTCAACGCCTCGTCCACGGCGATCGTCGGCAACGCGAGCGAGGAACTCACCGTCGAAACCGTCGAGAACTGGTCCGAGACCGACTACCGCTGGGTCCACGTTGCGACCGGCTCCTCGAACGATCAGATCCAGGCACAGACGGGCGTGCTCACGCTCGAGGCCACATCACCCCCCGCGCCCCCGGCGCCACCGGCACCGCCTGCCCCGCCCGCTCCGACGCCCGACCCTGACTTCGGCGTGATCAAGGCAGGCCTGAGCGCGACGAATATCGAGGCCGGCGACGCCGTCGATATCACGGCAAAGGTCGGCGAACAGGGAGGAGAGAGTGGCGGGACGTTCACCGCCGAGTTGATCGTCGACGGGGACGTTATCGACGAACAGAACGTCGACATCGGTCCCGGAGAGGAAGAGACGGTGACGTTCACCGAGACGTTCGACGAGGCTGGCAAGTACGAGGTCGCCGTCAACACCGTCACGGCCGGGACGCTTACCGTCAGCGACAAACCGGGGAGCCGGGACGATTCATCAGTCGCGGTCACCGACGCGTCGCTGAGTGACACCGAAATCGACGTCGGTAGCGACGTCGACGTCAGGGCAACCCTGGAGAACACCGGGAGCGAACCCGGAACGTTCACCGCGGAACTGACCGTCGACGGCGAAGTCGTCGACGACCAAGACGTGACCGTCTCGGCGGGCGCCAGCGAGAGGATCACCTTCACCGAATCGTTCGACGAACCCGGTGACTACGAGATTGCAGTCAGCGGGACGAGTGCCGGCACGCTGACCGTCACTGGCGATTCGGGGGTCCTGCCAGGGTTCCTCCCCAGCTTCGGCATCCTCGCTGCCGTTATTCTTGCTCTCGTTCTCACCGCGGCCGCGATCCTGATCTCGTGGTCCTTGCTGTAA
- a CDS encoding TrkH family potassium uptake protein — translation MDTHVEYRISLSLVGTVLKYMSIPLFVPLTVAIEYGESVLPFALTIAVAIVVGAGLERLHPKPELGHREGFLFVALTWLAVPLLGSLPYLVAGQGTVAMPVNALFESMSGFTTTGATVLGEISFERHSRSILMWRQLTQWLGGMGIIVLMVAILPQLSVGGAQVMEEEAPGFSIERLTPGIRETARMLWQIYVGFTLLVFGLYYGLHLVGTAPNMTFYNAVAHAFTTMPTGGFSPEARSMEVFSPAIQWTAMAFMLVAGTNFALFWHAFNGDPDRLFGNSEFRSYVGAIGIVGAILLVFLATGLGVAETPVNVGPLAGDVESSARHALFQSLAFITTTGYASMDFNSWSTPTQTVLLFAMFLGGSVGSAAGSVKIIRWYVIQRVIRRELYTDVHPDAVVPIRTSSEVLDEDTVHGLLAFTLLFLLLFAVSTVLIYFDTVRHGLSLSTLEVMSTTMATLGNIGPGFGIVGPMNNYLPFSETARLYMVFLMWIGRLEILTVLVILTPAYWWK, via the coding sequence ATGGATACCCACGTTGAGTACCGTATCTCGCTGAGTCTCGTCGGGACCGTGCTGAAGTATATGAGTATCCCGCTTTTCGTTCCGCTCACCGTCGCGATCGAGTACGGGGAGAGCGTCCTTCCGTTCGCCCTCACGATCGCCGTCGCAATCGTCGTCGGTGCCGGGCTCGAACGGCTCCACCCGAAACCGGAACTCGGCCACCGCGAGGGATTCCTGTTCGTCGCCCTGACGTGGCTTGCCGTGCCGCTCCTGGGTTCCCTCCCGTACCTCGTCGCGGGACAGGGAACGGTCGCGATGCCCGTGAACGCGCTCTTCGAGAGCATGAGTGGCTTTACGACGACCGGTGCGACGGTCCTCGGGGAGATTTCGTTCGAGCGCCACTCCCGATCGATCCTCATGTGGCGACAGCTCACCCAGTGGCTCGGCGGGATGGGGATCATCGTGCTGATGGTCGCAATTCTGCCACAGCTGTCCGTCGGTGGCGCGCAGGTGATGGAGGAGGAAGCACCTGGATTCAGCATCGAGCGGCTCACGCCGGGGATCAGGGAGACCGCACGGATGCTCTGGCAGATCTACGTCGGGTTCACACTGCTGGTATTCGGGCTGTATTACGGCCTGCACCTGGTCGGGACGGCCCCGAACATGACGTTCTACAACGCCGTGGCTCACGCCTTCACGACGATGCCGACGGGCGGGTTTTCGCCCGAAGCGCGGAGCATGGAGGTGTTCAGTCCGGCGATACAGTGGACGGCGATGGCGTTCATGCTCGTCGCCGGTACAAATTTCGCCCTGTTCTGGCACGCGTTCAACGGGGACCCGGACCGCCTGTTCGGCAATTCCGAGTTCCGATCGTACGTTGGTGCGATCGGGATCGTCGGCGCGATCCTCCTCGTCTTCCTGGCCACCGGACTCGGGGTGGCCGAAACGCCGGTGAACGTCGGGCCACTCGCCGGCGACGTCGAATCGTCGGCCCGGCACGCCCTGTTCCAGTCGCTGGCGTTCATCACCACGACCGGATACGCCAGCATGGACTTCAATTCGTGGAGTACTCCGACCCAGACCGTGTTACTGTTCGCCATGTTCCTCGGTGGCTCCGTCGGGTCCGCCGCCGGTTCGGTCAAGATCATCCGGTGGTACGTGATCCAGCGCGTCATCCGCCGCGAACTGTACACGGACGTCCACCCCGACGCGGTGGTACCGATCCGCACGTCCAGCGAGGTACTGGACGAGGACACGGTTCACGGGCTCCTTGCGTTCACGCTGCTGTTTCTCCTCCTGTTCGCCGTCTCCACGGTGCTCATCTACTTCGATACGGTCCGGCACGGGCTCTCGCTGTCGACGCTGGAAGTGATGAGCACGACGATGGCGACCCTCGGGAACATCGGCCCGGGCTTCGGGATCGTCGGTCCGATGAACAACTATCTGCCGTTCTCGGAGACGGCGAGACTCTACATGGTGTTTCTCATGTGGATCGGTCGTCTGGAGATCCTCACGGTCCTGGTCATCCTCACGCCGGCGTACTGGTGGAAATGA
- a CDS encoding thiamine-binding protein, translating into MTVIARFEVIPVHDGSLSENIAQAIDALDEFDVSYELTATDTVVEADEVDEVFDAVLAAHDAVESDRIITSLEVDEYQGRDQGAEDRVESVASVLGHEPRRER; encoded by the coding sequence ATGACAGTCATCGCAAGATTCGAGGTCATCCCCGTCCACGACGGGAGCCTCTCCGAGAACATCGCACAGGCGATCGACGCGCTCGACGAGTTCGACGTCTCGTACGAACTGACCGCGACCGATACGGTCGTCGAAGCCGACGAGGTCGACGAGGTGTTCGACGCCGTCCTGGCGGCACACGACGCGGTCGAGAGCGATCGCATCATCACCTCGCTCGAAGTCGACGAGTACCAGGGCCGCGACCAGGGGGCCGAGGATCGCGTCGAGTCGGTCGCCAGCGTCCTCGGTCACGAGCCCAGACGCGAACGGTGA
- a CDS encoding carbon-nitrogen family hydrolase has product MTADPTPSPDGTTTTLALAQLEIEPGRVDSNVDRALDAVSRAAARGADLVALPELFNVGYFAFDRYERQSEPFEGETFTRLREAAADHGIAVLAGSIVEDVAATESVATPADEGLANTAALFDGDGDLQLVYRKHHLFGYESAESDLLVPGECVETAEIGPFTVGVTTCYDLRFPELYRRLVDSGADLVLVPSAWPYPRIEHWQTLSRARAIENQCFVATINGSGEFEDATLLGRSTVYDPWGVPIASSGDDPALVLADVDLDAVTAVRDEFPALRDRRL; this is encoded by the coding sequence TCGCGCTCGCACAACTCGAAATCGAACCCGGGAGAGTCGATTCCAACGTCGATCGGGCCCTCGACGCAGTGTCGCGGGCGGCGGCCCGCGGCGCGGACCTCGTCGCCCTGCCGGAGCTGTTCAACGTCGGCTACTTCGCGTTCGATCGGTACGAACGACAATCGGAACCGTTCGAGGGGGAGACGTTCACCCGACTCCGCGAGGCGGCCGCGGACCACGGGATCGCGGTCCTCGCGGGTTCGATCGTCGAGGATGTCGCGGCGACCGAATCCGTCGCGACGCCGGCCGACGAGGGGCTGGCGAACACCGCCGCGCTGTTCGACGGGGACGGTGACCTCCAGCTCGTCTACCGGAAACACCACCTGTTCGGCTACGAGTCCGCGGAATCGGACCTGCTCGTCCCCGGGGAGTGCGTCGAGACGGCCGAGATCGGTCCCTTCACCGTCGGCGTGACGACCTGTTACGACCTTCGGTTCCCGGAACTCTACCGGCGGCTGGTCGACTCGGGTGCCGACCTCGTGCTCGTCCCCAGCGCGTGGCCGTACCCGCGGATCGAACACTGGCAGACGCTCTCGCGCGCAAGGGCGATCGAAAACCAGTGTTTCGTCGCGACGATCAACGGCAGCGGCGAGTTCGAGGACGCGACGCTGCTCGGTCGATCGACCGTCTATGACCCCTGGGGCGTCCCGATCGCGTCCAGCGGCGACGATCCGGCGCTCGTGCTGGCGGACGTCGACCTCGACGCGGTCACCGCAGTTCGAGACGAGTTCCCGGCGCTTCGCGATCGTCGGCTCTGA
- a CDS encoding protein-L-isoaspartate(D-aspartate) O-methyltransferase produces the protein MDDRADARDRLVDRLQRSGPIRSSRVADAVRTVPRHVFVPEDERDRAYEDAPLPIGHEQEITAPHLVGRMADLLDLEPGTSVLEIGAGSGYHAAVVAELVGADHVVTVERVPDLARLARRNLDRAGYDDVALLVGDGSRGLPGGAPYDRINVTCAAPEIPEPLLDQLANGGRMTVPLGDAPRGSHTLYLVEKGDDGVDRTSHGGVRFVPLVGAHGFSTAD, from the coding sequence ATGGACGATCGTGCGGACGCCCGCGACCGGCTCGTCGATCGACTCCAGCGATCCGGCCCGATTCGCTCGTCCCGTGTCGCCGACGCCGTGCGGACGGTCCCGCGCCACGTCTTCGTCCCCGAGGACGAGCGCGATCGCGCCTACGAAGACGCGCCGTTGCCGATCGGCCACGAGCAGGAGATCACCGCGCCGCACCTCGTCGGGCGGATGGCCGATCTCCTCGACCTCGAACCCGGCACGTCGGTCCTCGAAATCGGCGCCGGGAGCGGGTATCACGCCGCAGTCGTCGCGGAACTCGTCGGGGCCGATCACGTCGTCACGGTCGAGCGCGTCCCCGACCTGGCCAGGCTGGCTCGTCGGAACCTCGATCGGGCGGGCTACGATGACGTCGCGCTCCTCGTCGGGGACGGGTCGCGAGGGCTGCCCGGCGGCGCCCCGTACGATCGGATCAACGTCACGTGCGCCGCACCCGAGATTCCGGAGCCGCTGCTCGATCAACTCGCGAACGGCGGCCGGATGACCGTTCCGCTGGGCGACGCCCCGCGCGGATCCCACACGCTCTACCTGGTCGAAAAGGGCGACGACGGCGTCGATCGGACGTCTCACGGCGGGGTGCGGTTCGTGCCGCTCGTCGGTGCGCACGGGTTTTCGACGGCGGATTGA
- a CDS encoding alpha/beta hydrolase produces the protein MREDIEFEAEGDVLRGWLYTPDETDEPVPTIVMAHGFSAVKEMYLDEYAEVFAEAGLGALVFDNRNFGESEGEPRYEIDPWQQVRDYRHAITYAETRDEVDGDRIGIWGSSYSGGHVLTVGALENRVSAVVSQAPLTDGYHNVRRLVRPDIMTEYRKQFDQDRRARFRDEDPEMVPVVSEDLLGEAALPTQDSYEWFTETKEKRAPNWENEVTLRTIEMLAEYAPIDYVEQISPTPLLLIVAAEDDLAVADKAFETYERAREPKKLVTLDGGHFEAYVEKFDESSEAARDWFVDHLIA, from the coding sequence ATGCGAGAAGACATCGAATTCGAGGCCGAAGGGGACGTCCTGCGTGGCTGGCTTTATACGCCGGACGAAACGGACGAACCAGTGCCGACGATCGTAATGGCACACGGGTTCTCAGCGGTCAAGGAGATGTACCTCGACGAGTACGCCGAGGTGTTCGCGGAGGCCGGCCTCGGCGCGCTCGTCTTCGACAACCGGAACTTCGGTGAAAGCGAGGGTGAGCCACGGTACGAGATCGATCCGTGGCAACAGGTCCGGGACTACCGGCACGCGATCACGTACGCGGAGACCCGAGACGAGGTCGACGGTGACCGGATTGGAATCTGGGGATCGAGTTACAGCGGTGGGCACGTGCTCACGGTCGGTGCGCTCGAGAACCGGGTCAGCGCCGTCGTCTCCCAGGCGCCACTGACGGACGGCTACCACAACGTCCGCCGGCTCGTGCGGCCGGACATCATGACGGAATACCGGAAGCAGTTCGATCAGGATCGCCGCGCCCGCTTCCGGGACGAGGACCCGGAGATGGTGCCCGTCGTCTCCGAAGACCTGCTCGGGGAAGCGGCGTTACCCACGCAGGACTCCTACGAGTGGTTTACCGAGACGAAAGAGAAGCGCGCCCCGAACTGGGAAAACGAGGTGACGCTCAGGACGATCGAGATGCTGGCCGAGTACGCGCCGATCGACTACGTCGAGCAGATCAGTCCCACCCCGCTGCTGCTGATCGTCGCAGCAGAGGACGATCTCGCAGTCGCCGATAAAGCGTTCGAGACGTACGAGCGAGCGCGCGAGCCGAAAAAACTCGTGACGCTCGATGGAGGCCACTTCGAAGCGTACGTCGAGAAGTTCGACGAATCCAGTGAGGCGGCCCGGGACTGGTTCGTCGACCACCTCATCGCGTAA
- a CDS encoding metal-dependent hydrolase: protein MPDLLTHVLVGYVIGMLLSFRDESLRPAHVTLVTIGALSPDFVKLQLVLPGGLVASTLGVPVTWSPLHTVGGSALVVGLGSLLLAPAYRKQAIALFAIGAVSHHVLDVLLLTPTGYAYAVFWPLTDYRPPAGGLYLSSDRWPVLVAGCCAAVVWALDRRGDGPAEVSGSD, encoded by the coding sequence GTGCCTGACCTGCTCACCCACGTCCTCGTCGGCTACGTCATCGGGATGCTCCTCTCGTTCAGAGACGAGTCACTGCGACCGGCACACGTCACGCTGGTCACGATCGGGGCGCTGTCCCCGGACTTCGTGAAACTCCAGCTCGTGCTGCCCGGCGGCCTCGTCGCATCGACACTCGGCGTGCCGGTTACCTGGTCTCCGCTGCACACCGTCGGCGGCTCCGCGCTCGTCGTCGGGCTCGGCTCGCTCCTCCTGGCTCCCGCCTATCGCAAGCAGGCGATCGCCCTGTTCGCGATCGGTGCCGTTTCCCACCACGTCCTCGACGTCCTCCTCCTGACGCCCACGGGGTACGCCTACGCCGTCTTCTGGCCGCTCACCGACTACCGGCCGCCGGCGGGCGGGCTTTACCTGAGCAGCGATCGGTGGCCGGTGCTCGTCGCCGGTTGCTGCGCCGCGGTCGTGTGGGCGCTCGATCGACGTGGTGACGGCCCCGCCGAGGTATCCGGATCCGACTGA
- a CDS encoding CBS domain-containing protein, with protein sequence MPEIRSIVRERVVTASPDTSLTELAERMEAEDVGSVVIVTDDRPQGIVTDRDITIETVSQGNDPSSVTAEDVMSDDLVTVDAESGIFDVLRAMEESNVRRIPATDSDGRLAGIVTFDDFVILLGRELRLLGDVVEAEIPPYEHT encoded by the coding sequence ATGCCCGAAATCAGGTCAATCGTCCGCGAACGGGTCGTGACCGCATCACCAGATACCTCGCTTACCGAACTGGCGGAGCGGATGGAAGCGGAGGACGTCGGCAGTGTCGTGATCGTTACCGACGATCGCCCGCAGGGGATCGTGACCGATCGCGATATCACGATCGAGACGGTCTCCCAGGGGAACGACCCATCGTCGGTGACCGCCGAAGACGTGATGAGCGACGACCTCGTGACGGTCGACGCCGAGAGCGGTATCTTCGACGTGCTCCGTGCGATGGAGGAGTCGAACGTGCGACGGATCCCGGCCACCGATTCGGACGGACGGCTCGCCGGAATCGTCACGTTCGACGACTTCGTTATCCTTCTCGGCCGAGAACTCAGGCTGCTCGGCGACGTCGTCGAAGCCGAAATACCGCCCTACGAACACACCTGA
- a CDS encoding zinc-ribbon domain-containing protein, protein MSLTAAVRRWLSDDPDVTYECRNCGTTLESTERTCPVCGSIEIAEYDAAEYDAAGSDSA, encoded by the coding sequence ATGTCTCTGACCGCCGCGGTGCGGCGGTGGCTGTCGGACGACCCCGACGTCACCTACGAGTGTCGGAACTGTGGGACGACACTCGAGTCGACCGAGCGGACGTGTCCGGTCTGTGGGTCGATCGAGATCGCGGAGTACGACGCAGCCGAGTACGACGCAGCGGGGTCCGATTCCGCCTGA
- a CDS encoding right-handed parallel beta-helix repeat-containing protein, whose protein sequence is MNRTRRAVLRTAGVAGLAGFATASEARSGEDDYDSIRVPQTHPTIQDAVDDADAGDLVLVDAGTYDEAIEVSTPGLTIRGVDRNDVVLDGGFERRDGVYVEADGVAIENLTARHYVGNGFYWRDVEGFRGSYLTAYNNADYGLYAYRSRDGRFEQSYASGHTDAGFYLGRNDPFEAIITDVIAEHNGLGYSGTSAGGDLTIRDSVWRHNRAGIVPHTLDEGDPPQRSSRIVDNEVYENDNRDAPAKPLTYPVFGTGILVWGGRDNLIEDNEVHDHEHFGIAVEPNVVEPSGNVVRENSVSGSGTADLALGDPAGADNRFAGNEFSTSRPPNIERDASDGDPAVTDLFEAQERRADRGDVPAGDWRDQPTPAAQPTMPEPEAPPRPAAKTASWTE, encoded by the coding sequence ATGAACCGAACGCGACGAGCCGTGCTCCGGACGGCGGGCGTTGCTGGACTCGCCGGGTTCGCGACCGCCTCCGAAGCACGGTCCGGGGAGGACGACTACGACTCGATCCGGGTTCCCCAGACCCACCCGACGATCCAGGATGCGGTCGACGACGCCGACGCTGGGGACCTCGTCCTCGTGGACGCGGGGACGTACGACGAGGCGATCGAGGTCTCGACGCCGGGGCTCACGATCCGCGGGGTCGATCGCAACGACGTCGTGCTCGACGGCGGGTTCGAGCGGCGGGACGGCGTCTACGTGGAGGCGGACGGCGTCGCGATCGAGAACCTGACCGCCCGCCACTACGTCGGCAACGGGTTCTACTGGCGGGACGTCGAGGGATTTCGGGGGAGCTACCTGACGGCGTACAACAACGCGGATTACGGACTCTACGCGTACCGCTCTCGCGACGGTCGATTCGAGCAAAGCTACGCGTCGGGCCACACCGACGCCGGGTTCTACCTCGGTCGGAACGACCCGTTCGAGGCGATCATTACGGACGTGATCGCCGAACACAACGGTCTGGGATACTCGGGCACGAGCGCGGGAGGCGACCTGACGATCAGGGATTCGGTCTGGCGGCACAACAGGGCGGGGATCGTTCCGCACACGCTGGACGAGGGGGATCCGCCGCAGCGATCGTCCCGTATCGTGGACAACGAGGTGTACGAAAACGATAACCGCGACGCGCCCGCCAAGCCGCTCACCTATCCGGTGTTCGGGACTGGAATCCTCGTCTGGGGTGGCCGGGACAACCTGATCGAGGACAACGAGGTCCACGATCACGAGCACTTCGGCATCGCCGTCGAACCCAACGTCGTCGAGCCGTCGGGAAACGTCGTCCGGGAGAACAGCGTCTCCGGGTCGGGGACGGCGGACCTCGCGCTCGGGGACCCCGCGGGAGCCGACAATCGATTCGCGGGCAACGAGTTCTCGACGAGTCGCCCGCCGAACATCGAACGCGACGCGAGCGACGGCGATCCCGCCGTCACCGACCTGTTCGAAGCCCAGGAGCGCCGCGCCGATCGAGGCGACGTTCCGGCGGGTGACTGGCGTGATCAGCCGACGCCGGCGGCGCAGCCGACGATGCCGGAGCCGGAGGCACCACCGCGTCCGGCAGCGAAAACGGCGTCGTGGACGGAGTAG